The Athalia rosae chromosome 4, iyAthRosa1.1, whole genome shotgun sequence DNA segment TGAAGACGACATGGGAGTGaataaaatgttgtttttctcACAACGTTCATGATCGCAGATGCGCGGAGTGTAAATGAGGAGACGTAAAGTCTAAAAGAACCTTGATGAGTACTTATACatgttgctgccgctgctgctgcaggctGAAAGAATGTCTTCTTCGATGGAATATGCATAGGTAATTATGTGTTGTACAATATTATGGAATACATACAATAAGTTAAGTGTAAAAGCTCGTCAACGCGCGGTGCggtcgtataaatatatagtttCTGGCGGTTTCTGGTTAAAAGTCGATGTTTGTCTTttgcttctctctctctctctctctctctctctctagcaATTGATGAAGGAATAATCGGTACGACcgatcgtacgtacatatcgcTAATAATCGTaactttattataatttatccTCTTTCGCTCTCGGAACGTGatatatttttagattttcccATGCTACACATACATGAAGATAAatggtatacacgtgtaccggTGTACACATTTCTCAACGATTATCAATAgtaattatgattatcattattgttattattttgttctcacgatattatttttattccctgcGATGATAAATAACATCTTGCATATCGTTGTAATattttgtataaatattacagCGGGTAATATTACTATTATAGTACTATGTGATTTTATTATCtatgaaaatagaaacgaaggatcttttctttttttcttattaattcaataatttttttcattctggtTCGTCAAGAGCCGTGGAAATCGCGGCGTGTACGCGTCTACAGTATaagcggaaaaataaaaactaaatgaatggatgaacgagaaaaatgaaaagagtatatatatatgtaccacgAATTGCACGATTCGGTGGatgaatttcgtttttattatcgtcgaaaaaattcagactgtatagatataatatagataGAGCTAATGCTGTTACAACTATGAGTGCTATCGCGCCGCTTCGACTACGTCACGTATTTTATActgtataattattacttgttgaatcgtcACATTATATCGTTATCGGGCTAAACCATAAGCCTTGATAACGACTCACTCTGCTGCACGGTAACTCTCACGTTTTCGAAGAAAGAATCTCTTATATAAATTCtaaacgcgtgtacgtacacataggtatacatatgtgttatATTATGCAATGAGAATTCGTACAAATAGTGATTCATTCTGCGTACACTTGTATTTTTAAAGGTGGTGCGAATGATAGTTctgattgaaataataatcatagatTCTAACCGAGGTGAACAACCATGTTCTCTAATCGAAGTCACAGTGGCTCGCTTTTTCCGACTTCGActtcgatttctttctttctttctttctttctttctttcttcctttcttgcTTTTTGTTTTACCTGCGGTGATTGATCGCCGGTGAGGTTTCAGTTTTCCTCAGGTTAATAAAAGCTGTTTAGGTGTGTGCGCTAAAAATGGTCATTACAGCGAAGGTTGTACGCAGGCCTAGATATACCTTAAGTGGTAAACGCGTTTAAAATACCTTAACTATGTGTGACAAGGTCAGGCACACGATCGTACCTTGTttactacatacctatatacctatgtgcaaTAAGTATGTACACAACataagtataatatgtataggcATAAAATAAACGCGATAGACATTTACCCTGCAGCCATGTCATAGGTAAATGTATGGCGAACAATTGAATTTGAGCGGAAAAGTAACAAAGCTTCTCTATtaggtgtatgaaaaaattaactatccggaaattccatttttatccTTCGCACTATAGTCTATTGTACGGAAACAAAAGTTGATGATTTAATGAATTCCGCtgtaacagaagaaaaatctttttactttaattttattctttcacttGTTACTCGTTGGAAATAAAATCTTCGTTTACCTCGGCTGTTTCATCAAACTCTTCGGATATTACCTCATTTATCTTCATTATGAAATGAGTTTAAATATAGGTAATGCACGCGCATATTTTCATGATCACCAGAAGAGATTTTTGCGCACTACAGTCGCTTGTGGAATCAATATGAATATCAAGTCGCTGattgttttgtttctttgatTGTAacaaacgatgaattttcaatacctTGAACGATATGGATATCGCGATAATTCACTGCAACCCGTGTAATCGCGAACACGCAGATCAGTTATTTGTTATGACGAAACGTATACGGGTAGATACGAgtagatataaataaatgaaataaaaaggaacgaTCGGAGTTATTATCATCCACGGGCGTCTTTGTTTCGTTATCTTATACTTCTCactcctccttctctttcttatCGACGTGCGAATGgatgacgatttttttattttttatatctttcaatttttatatcgcGTAAATGATTTCGAGTTTTCAATATATGTGTCTCGTACACGTCGCGAAATTAACACTTATTCCGCCTGCAAACAGATTTTTCGTTATCTTATTGTTGCagtatacgtacaatttttttttttttctttccgctaTTCGAACGGAATCAAAGTTTTTAATGCGCAGCGAAACcgtacataataataacaataattatgcgTAGTACACATCGTGCGAGTTAAGACAGAGAATGTGATGATCGATCGAAGGAATGCACGTGTCGTTTGCAACAAAGCGATAgaatgagaaaatagaaacaaatggaagaaaagtgaatgaaaaaaggagaagaggaaaaaaggttTCAACGCGCGCGACGGTCGTCTTGGAGGATAAaggaattaattttctcatccaGCTGCAGCGGCGTGCAgccgtacacctatataaatGATAGAAATCGTGATGGAATTGATGATGCCGATGGTAGTGAATACTATACCAAAATTTTGATACGTATTAAATACGTAATATGAATGTATGCGAGTGTTAAGCATGAACGATGTTTACACGCGAATTACCATATGAAAATTAGGGAACCTACTTTTAACCCTCGGGGCGTAATAAAGAATACAATGAAAATAGTGTGGCGCATACAAATGCCTGAATTATGCGCGTGACGATTTGCATCAAAATGAAAGGTATCAGTGTAtgtaaatgatttttttcgtttatacattttttcgtcCGTTTATTCTctatatgaataattttctcgtaTACTCCGATGTACAATACAGTTTAAGGTATCTGCATAAGATGTACAATTTGAGTCGTTTGACCGTATGAGATTTGAAAACCGTAACAGCGAGCGATTCCATCAATACCCAGTGGGTGAATATgtcaaaaaaatgttgaaaccATCGCATGAGGTGGCCCACCACCACCCCTGAATTGGGTGTCGAATTTCGTTCATTTCGGGCATTCTTCGTTCGGGAAATACGTCTGATATGATTTCGTTAAAGGAAAGaggcaaaaattgaattatttaccGGGGTTCTTTTATTTGTAGATCCCAAGTTCTAATCCTATGATATACCTAGGTATAGACTGGATGATAAGATATCAAATTTCAGCCTTGAAACTGAAAAAGTTCCAAAGGCCTTGGAGCGAAGGTCttcggatttcgaagatttctaAAGCGGAAAATTAAATATCTTCCCAATAATTTGGACTGAAGTTCTTTCAAAGTATTTTCTCTCATAGTATTCACATTTTGAATCGttgaattggcgataacttggtcaattttatgAATAGATCAATCGACATGCAGATTccgattcctgagatcgaaagaAATTGGAATACCATTGAGAAATCTATGAAAAAAGTTGTTAAATTACCAccaaaattttgagaaaaaaccTAGGGCTATAGGATTACCGTTTTTTGGGGGCAAAAAGTGGAGTATATTAGAAATCAATTGCAGTACTCTTTTTCCATGTACTGTTCCGTTGGGAACGCGAATCTGTTGCTTGTGTTAAGCTAGGCGTAATATTTTTGgaagtaatttaatttttccgcaGCTGCACTTTACGTTTACCATATATAACcaactattcttttttttcagtagaCAAACATGTAGCCTACGAAGCAGTTTGGCTTCTCATCGGGAATACAAGACTACCCTAGGAGCATCTGCGAGGACTATCATCATCGATACGTTGAACCTATCATTATATTTTCGGTGCAGATGATTTATATGAATAAGTTATgcatttttttgataaaaactaTCGATTTATTGATACaatatttatcaaataaaaagtATTGTCCGAAAAGTGTTAACTGGGAAATgagtaatattatacatatgaacATGTTgtatacattttgatttttcgttgaaGACTATCGAATTAATTATCTGATGTTATTCGAAATATGAGAATTGTCCACGCTATTGTAACTCGTTATgatcataaaaaaatcaatgtgtCTATAAAAAGGTAGCCATTGTAGCCATTACGATGTTAGAGCatgtatttttcaacgttgattTGACAATAAAGCTCATCTACTCCTAATACACAATTGTTAATTTGCTATCCATCACACACCTTCAAGCCTCATTTGCCAGATCAATGGAACACCATGTGCTTGCGTGCAGGCTTGTTCGTGTGCATGCATTGCATtctgtgcattcaatcctaCTTCCGTGCCCCATAACAGTGCCCATCGACACATCACCTAGTTGCTCTCAGGCTTGAGCATATGCTtgcctgtgcattcaatcattcaatcatgctttcactTAAACGAGaagcgataatgtagatctctagaataccggccctgaaaattgaaagtttgctcaaaagtggaaatttgtatcaggagaacaggaaacccgaggaggtgttccgagttcggctgcctcatcatgtgcatgcattcaatcatgtatattcattcgtagAATGATAGGAGAAGCAACTGGTTCCTAGCAGGACTAATTATATGCTCTCCTGTTTATTTAATTACTCAATATCTCATcgatacaaaaagaaaagaacaatttCAAGCGCTAAAATGTAGGTtctggaaaatgaaattagggctaaaaattaatttttgtatcgggagaacagaaaaaccgaggaggtattcctagatcTGGTGCCTCAAcgtgtgcatgccttcaatcctgtgCATTTAGTCCGagtatgatagagagagcaactgattcCTTGCAGGACTCATcacatgcatgcctgtgcattcaatcattcattcatgcttCCACTTAAACGAAaagcgataatgtagatctctagaataccggccctgaaaattgaaagtttgctcaaaagtggaaatttgtatcaggagaacaggaaacccgaggaggtgttccgagttcggctgcctcatcatgtgcatgcattcaatcatgtatattcattcgtggAATGATAGGAGAAGCAGCTGGTTCCTAGCAGGACTAATTATATGCTCTCCTGTTTATTTAATTACTCAATAACTCATcgatacaaaaagaaaagaacaatttCAAGCGCTAAAATGTAGGttctggaaaataaaattagggctaaaaattaatttttgtatcgggggaacagaaaaaccgaggaggtattcctagaccccATGCGCCTCATTGTGTGCATGCAGAATCGCCCGCCTGTCTTGAATTGGAGTCATTGCAGGACTTTGCATTACAggcgtgtgtgcgtgtttcGTATCAAAGTTTGATGTCATCATATGTTGCTGATGAAGCACGTCAGTAAGAGATAAGTGACGGGGGACAATCATCAAACATTATGTTCAGAATGAACGTTCGTTTATTGATACATTACGCAGGAAAGATAAATTCAACAATTGCTCTGTTACAATATCGGTGACTAAATTACGAACGTTCCATTATCATTCACAAgatgtattttcatttcaatattacgtttttgatttacaattagtcaTTTCAATAAATACTAGACATGAGGACATAATGAATTATCCATACGTCATTGATTATTCGTTATATGTGTATCATAAATAATGTCTAAATTGAAAACTGGTGAACGTGAATACACTTCCTGTTAAAGGTGAAGAGATGCTCATCGGTGGGTGCGACGTCGTCGTGTTAGCACTGGTCCTGTTAAGCGAGTCCGTGGAACTGTCGATTTCCTGGGTCGTCAGATTGCCTGGGAgtaccgaaaaaaatcaaatttccgatGAGTAATGGTTCAAGCTTGATCCGCACAATGTCAAGTTTCGATCATGTTTCTCCCTAAaatgcaaataattttttctcaacccctTGGTATATCGGCCAgcaaatataataatagaCACGTGACATATTGGCGGCTTGCCATATGTGGTTCTAAGTTCATCTGGCTCATTGTCAACGGAATAAGTTTTAAGAAATAAAGTGGACAAAGCTATtgcgcaatatttttttcttcgtgcaAACAAATGTTGCAAGTACACTTGAAATATCCGTAATTTCAACCGTTTTTCTACCTCATCTCCAAATCAGTGTATTCCACCCTTGATATTACGCATACATACATCGGCAGAACCTCGTATTCACAGATCATGATTGTCACAGACTCAGCTGATGAGTGATAATAATtagttcaacatttttctgtTAACGTTTCTACATCCTCATTCACACATCGTATAGTTcaataatgaaataacgaCAATTGTTCATCCAATCAAGAATATGCTACAAGTTTGGTTAACCTGGCAATTTTCCAAACTATATAAGTAACTTCGCCAACATCTTTTGTAACTTTCTTAGTATCGGGTCTGTTTTTGCCAACTCAATATCGCGGTTTCTTCACGTATATAATGTTGTACACCTAATCTGAAAACTTAACATACAGACGCTGCAGTGACGTCTATACAATTATACTCCTACATCACTCAGTcgtaagaaaaatcaaatcacgTTTCCGATAAATATACAAGATACAAATAAAATTAGCTCTGCCAAATGTgtttaaaagagaaaaaaaaaaaaaagaacagaattTCTGTCGCTCGCGGATCGGTTGACATAGAGCTTTTCCCGttcttatatttttccacTCCGTTTCTTCAGtactcaatattttattttctccaaattccCAAtacagaaatgatgaaaaatgaggagTTTTGTGTGGCTACTTATCGTCGTTAGTGTGaagagtaggtaggtaggcataTAATAAGTCGTGTTTCTCGGACAGCCTTGCCCTACTCAACCGTGCGGTAAACGCGCGTCTGCTTTGCATATATCAAATATGCACACATGTAGTTTCAAACGCGTACTGCGATAGCGtgtgtgtaaaaaattcacatttatTACACAGGGTGTTCGTTTTGCACGCAGCCGATCGTCGTCGTGCAGGCTATTCTCCTCAACGAGGAATCGATCAGCAGAAATTTCGTTTGTaaataatttgcaaaaataTATTACGGAACGGTATTTCCGCTCTGCTATCTTCGAAACCTCGTCAAAAGGAATCTAGGACCCATAGAATTGCAAAGCTAAATTCTCGCCCGGGCTAccgcagaagaaaaagaaatagaagaagaagcgaaaaggCCATTTAATTTCAAgtcgtatatattttaccgttcCGAAGTGGTATAGATGGAATAAAGGATAGCCAAACAAGAGTGATAATTTATTACGATCGCGGACTCAATCGAATATAatgttctttttctattttttcattttttcatatctcctttttcttttttcatttttattattgtgcTAGTCACGCCTACCCATCGAACTTATTAATAACTGcaacgaaaataattcttgCTGCAGAGTTTATcgcaagagaaaagaaaaaaaaaaaaaaactatcgaacAACCATTTTAGGAAGAGTTTTTACAATctcatgtgttttttttttttttttaaataattcagaCGCCTGTGTACGCGCCATACATTCATACCTTACAACAAAGACTTCAAGAACGTCGAGGTTTACATTAGATAAGGATAAGTCTGAACCACGTGCTGGTTAACCAAACATATAGAGATaggtgcatatatatatatatatatatatatatatatatatatatacgtagtatGTATTCAGCAAACCTTTGTTTGCGGTCCTGACTAACCGACTGAGATTAATAAGTTATGCAAAAGGTGGAATTCACTGATATACAAATGAGTAAAATCCCCATATCTTGTATTGTTAAATTATCAGGGAAACAAAAGCAAACCGCCATTGATTCGCGAGTTAATTTTTCTCCCCGACTCCGAAGCGAACATTAGGTGGATGCATTATTCGTATATTCATACAATCGCGATTTTTTAGCGTATTAAACATATTTTCGTCCGCATGCCTACGTACGTAGAAATATGGTGAAACGTGCTTGAGCACCGTAAACATTCGGGTTACAAGAGGGACCCCAGAGACGTGGAGGGAGAAGTTGAAACGAGGCTGGTGTTAGCCTCTGGACTTTCCTCGTCTCGttcctgaaaataataataataacaacaaataaataattctttattttcatatatcttctccttttttccgtccttttctctctttcgtttttttttttttttctccacatcaTTTTGTGGTGCGCAACAGGATCTTTCCAAGGTTATGCCCCATACACCCAGACCCTTTGAAACCGATGGGTTTGGGAGgtcgatatatacgtatgtacaaaacgaagaaaaaggagaagaaaaaaaaaatcaaaaagataaCGAACCGCAAATATTCCAAAACGAATACCGTAACCCACTTCCTCGTTCGTTTCGAATCCCAAGAAACCCTTCCGAACCCTTATTGTTCCTTCCAAGAAATTAATTTAGATATAATACGATTCGCTGTATATGTTTCGCTCAAGAAAAGTGATGCAGAATTCTAAAACGATCGCTATTATATAGCGTGCATATGATCCCGCAAagcaaaagtaaaaagaaaagaaaacatgtATATCGTGCACAGTGGAggcagagatgaaaaaaattgtctgcgatttaaattgaaataaagtaTACAACAtattgtacatgtatgtatatacctaatgtaacaaaaaacaataaaggaAATGACTGAACctcatacatgtatgtaatgCCGTCTACGTTATAgcatattttttccctttttttttttttatcaactgaaaagaaatatacggtttctttataatttttatttcaaagttcgtatatacgtgtgatCGGTAAATCTCTAAGTTTTTTTATACAAGGTCAAGAGGAtcaggaaaataaataaaataaatacagtCGATATGGCAATATGGGTGCTGCGCGATGGTATTTTAGCTTTAGCTCGACGGTATGCGTCTGCCTCCTGTGTAGTTTTGTTATTTAacctttgaataataataattattatgatgattgttatcattattgtatGTAAAACCGGCTTATGCAATTATTTGCCAAATCTTAATTCCATCGCGTAACTGAGGAGCGTCTATAATATTGcattattggaaaaaaggaTTTTTT contains these protein-coding regions:
- the LOC105684409 gene encoding uncharacterized protein LOC105684409 isoform X5, whose product is MASVRNVPNETRKVQRLTPASFQLLPPRLWGPSCNPNVYGAQARFTIFLRNLTTQEIDSSTDSLNRTSANTTTSHPPMSISSPLTGSVFTFTSFQFRHYL
- the LOC105684409 gene encoding uncharacterized protein LOC105684409 isoform X2, whose translation is MNHFYNESCGLCFSRNNYVSYTHIRIIITKNLGRRSSISRTCNDCVIITYIYVQHLDRRVGITLQRHASRNETRKVQRLTPASFQLLPPRLWGPSCNPNVYGAQARFTIFLRNLTTQEIDSSTDSLNRTSANTTTSHPPMSISSPLTGSVFTFTSFQFRHYL
- the LOC105684409 gene encoding uncharacterized protein LOC105684409 isoform X4 — translated: MAKRNQSANETRKVQRLTPASFQLLPPRLWGPSCNPNVYGAQARFTIFLLLPGNLTTQEIDSSTDSLNRTSANTTTSHPPMSISSPLTGSVFTFTSFQFRHYL
- the LOC105684409 gene encoding uncharacterized protein LOC105684409 isoform X3; protein product: MIATGEPSAPVRRLPRVFSHTCKSTGCVDDVCVVHVHRGRDQQNVHLRESLYGTTRVFSYRNETRKVQRLTPASFQLLPPRLWGPSCNPNVYGAQARFTIFLLLPGNLTTQEIDSSTDSLNRTSANTTTSHPPMSISSPLTGSVFTFTSFQFRHYL
- the LOC105684409 gene encoding uncharacterized protein LOC105684409 isoform X1; the protein is MNHFYNESCGLCFSRNNYVSYTHIRIIITKNLGRRSSISRTCNDCVIITYIYVQHLDRRVGITLQRHASRNETRKVQRLTPASFQLLPPRLWGPSCNPNVYGAQARFTIFLLLPGNLTTQEIDSSTDSLNRTSANTTTSHPPMSISSPLTGSVFTFTSFQFRHYL